In Oscillatoria acuminata PCC 6304, a single window of DNA contains:
- a CDS encoding PAS domain-containing sensor histidine kinase, giving the protein MPINLSAQNLKPNPEGNSNPENQRGGMIQTYTLVGILLGCTIAVGGWILDILMRELDWSLGAIAQVHATNPLHWILDLNPLFFGCMGWTLGQVKIAQKTTDPSPLLLSPGTGNGFGIPSLGTPTADQLALYLNHLPVAVIELNLNGEIQTWNSTAEMLFGYHSSEAIANPLLTLIIPENARPDSQNHWNQFLTHPSKQRWQLENCTQDGRTLTCEWNILPLLNPSSELIGVAALVCEITQQVQTETALRDSEARLRRLSEATFEGIIIHIRGKIIDVNQALVKMIGYSEEELIGNNAFNFLTPNSKQIALEMITLGDETPYEVELLKKDGTILVVEIQGKDILNSREGVRVAAVRDISDRKRSQDLEKLLIATVTENQRTLATLMSNLPGMVYRCKNERDWTMEFVSDGCVALTGYNPEDIIRNRRISFSQIIHPDDQEKLWKKVQSCLQNQQPFECAYRIITRTGETKWIWEQGRGIFSVTGELFALEGYLSDITERTKSVEALRQSEARYRTISELASDFVYSMTFNEEGEPIAEWVTDSFKRITGYTREEINQKGGWHQVIHPEDLPKFRQFEREMLGENGAVLEYRIFTKAGEICWLRDSARTVGHEGEELRKQVLGSVQDVSDRKRSEFQMLHAMSLLSKSEAKNRALLNAMPDLMFRFDRKQTILDFKPVKGIDFGNLTGQFLGKKLSDLLSEEVVANCLKALEKTLATHEIEIFEYDLKINEEVYSYESRVVASGDKEALAIVRDITARKRSEAEKLQLIASLQESEEKYRSVVNTVQEVIFQTDSNGCWTFLNPAWTEISGYSIEESLGTPFINYINPDDHPEIQQRFQKLVQGQTDYCRHEVCYLTKTGDRRWMDVYARLRLSADGTMIGLGGTLNDISDRKKVSQQLQEAKAAAEAANRAKSAFLANMSHELRTPLNAIIGYSEILLEESEDLGSEELIPDLQKIQVAGRHLLALINDILDISKIEAGKMELYLETFEIQTLLDNVIATAKPLIAKNNNTLESICPPDIGTLYADLTKIRQVLLNLLSNAAKFTIQGTITFEVSRDLMWIPQTPLNSSLGESGDPMPMDSPPPVNGDPLGSPSPCIIFRVTDTGIGMSLEQMNQIFNAFTQADPSTTRKYGGTGLGLAISQRFCEMMGGEISVSSQVGVGSTFTVRVPTGTVTPLP; this is encoded by the coding sequence ATGCCTATTAATTTATCGGCCCAGAATTTGAAGCCTAATCCCGAGGGGAACTCTAACCCCGAAAATCAGCGGGGGGGGATGATTCAAACTTACACCCTGGTGGGAATCCTCTTGGGTTGCACGATCGCCGTGGGTGGATGGATTCTGGATATCCTGATGCGAGAGTTGGACTGGTCTTTAGGGGCGATCGCCCAGGTCCATGCTACCAATCCACTCCACTGGATCCTAGACCTCAACCCCCTATTTTTCGGCTGCATGGGGTGGACCTTGGGACAAGTAAAAATAGCCCAGAAAACCACTGATCCCTCGCCTTTGCTCCTCAGTCCAGGGACAGGCAATGGCTTTGGCATCCCCTCCCTCGGGACCCCCACCGCCGACCAACTGGCACTTTACCTGAATCATCTCCCAGTCGCTGTCATTGAATTAAACCTCAACGGTGAGATTCAAACCTGGAATTCCACTGCCGAAATGCTGTTTGGCTATCACTCTAGCGAAGCGATCGCCAACCCTTTACTCACCCTAATCATCCCCGAAAATGCCCGTCCTGATTCCCAAAACCACTGGAATCAGTTCTTAACTCACCCCTCTAAACAGCGTTGGCAGTTAGAAAATTGCACCCAAGACGGCAGAACCCTAACTTGTGAATGGAATATCCTTCCTCTACTCAATCCGTCCAGTGAACTCATCGGAGTCGCTGCCTTAGTTTGTGAAATTACTCAGCAGGTGCAAACTGAAACCGCTTTACGCGATAGCGAAGCCCGATTGCGCCGACTCTCCGAAGCCACCTTTGAAGGCATCATCATTCATATCCGAGGAAAAATTATCGATGTCAATCAAGCCCTGGTGAAAATGATCGGCTACTCGGAAGAAGAGTTGATTGGCAACAATGCCTTTAATTTTTTAACCCCCAATTCTAAACAAATCGCTTTAGAAATGATTACCCTAGGGGATGAAACCCCTTATGAAGTAGAGCTTTTAAAAAAAGATGGCACGATTTTGGTCGTAGAAATTCAGGGCAAAGATATTTTAAATTCGAGGGAAGGAGTCCGGGTGGCAGCGGTGCGAGACATTAGCGATCGCAAGCGATCCCAAGACCTGGAAAAATTGTTGATCGCCACGGTGACTGAAAATCAACGCACCCTAGCCACCCTGATGAGCAACCTTCCCGGCATGGTTTATCGCTGTAAAAATGAACGAGACTGGACAATGGAATTTGTCAGCGATGGATGTGTCGCTTTAACCGGATATAATCCCGAAGATATCATCAGAAATCGCCGGATTTCTTTTTCCCAAATCATCCATCCTGACGATCAAGAAAAACTGTGGAAAAAGGTCCAATCCTGTTTACAAAACCAACAGCCCTTTGAATGCGCTTACCGAATCATCACTCGAACTGGAGAAACTAAATGGATTTGGGAACAAGGGCGAGGGATTTTTTCGGTCACTGGAGAATTATTTGCCCTAGAAGGTTACCTAAGCGATATCACCGAACGGACTAAATCCGTAGAAGCGTTGCGTCAGAGTGAAGCCCGCTATCGAACTATTTCTGAACTGGCTTCGGATTTTGTCTATTCCATGACCTTTAATGAAGAGGGTGAACCGATCGCCGAATGGGTCACTGACTCGTTTAAACGGATCACCGGCTATACCCGAGAAGAAATCAATCAAAAAGGCGGCTGGCATCAAGTAATTCATCCCGAGGATTTGCCCAAATTTCGGCAATTTGAGCGAGAAATGCTCGGGGAAAATGGTGCAGTCTTGGAATACCGAATTTTTACCAAAGCCGGTGAGATTTGTTGGTTGCGCGATTCGGCCCGCACCGTTGGGCATGAAGGGGAAGAACTGAGGAAACAGGTGTTGGGTTCGGTGCAGGACGTTAGCGATCGCAAGCGCTCCGAATTTCAAATGTTACACGCCATGTCCTTATTGAGCAAAAGCGAAGCCAAAAATCGCGCCTTGCTCAATGCTATGCCGGATTTAATGTTTCGCTTTGATCGCAAACAAACCATTCTGGACTTTAAACCTGTCAAAGGCATCGATTTTGGCAACTTAACTGGCCAATTTTTAGGAAAAAAATTAAGTGATTTATTATCCGAGGAAGTGGTTGCCAATTGTCTTAAGGCATTGGAAAAAACTTTAGCGACTCATGAAATTGAAATTTTTGAATATGACTTAAAAATTAATGAAGAGGTCTATAGTTATGAAAGCCGGGTGGTGGCGAGTGGAGATAAGGAAGCTCTGGCGATCGTTCGAGATATTACCGCACGCAAGCGGTCGGAAGCGGAAAAACTGCAATTAATCGCCTCTCTTCAAGAAAGTGAAGAAAAATATCGGTCCGTGGTAAATACGGTTCAAGAAGTTATTTTTCAAACTGATTCCAATGGATGCTGGACTTTCCTCAACCCAGCTTGGACCGAAATCTCAGGATACAGTATCGAAGAAAGTCTCGGGACGCCGTTTATAAACTATATTAATCCCGACGATCACCCGGAGATTCAACAAAGATTCCAAAAATTAGTCCAGGGGCAGACTGACTATTGCCGCCATGAGGTGTGTTATCTGACCAAGACCGGCGATCGTCGCTGGATGGATGTTTATGCGAGGCTAAGACTCTCTGCCGATGGGACAATGATTGGCCTTGGTGGGACCCTCAACGATATCAGCGATCGCAAAAAAGTCTCCCAGCAATTGCAAGAAGCCAAAGCCGCCGCAGAAGCTGCCAACCGCGCTAAAAGTGCCTTTCTTGCCAATATGAGTCACGAACTGCGAACCCCCCTCAATGCCATTATCGGCTACAGCGAAATTCTCCTCGAAGAATCCGAAGATTTAGGGTCTGAAGAATTAATCCCGGATTTACAAAAAATCCAAGTGGCCGGGAGACACTTACTCGCCCTGATTAACGATATTTTGGACATTTCCAAAATCGAAGCGGGTAAGATGGAACTCTATTTAGAAACCTTCGAGATCCAAACCCTCCTGGATAATGTCATCGCCACCGCCAAACCCCTGATTGCCAAAAATAACAATACATTAGAATCAATCTGTCCACCTGATATCGGAACCTTATATGCAGACTTGACAAAAATCCGACAAGTGTTATTAAACCTATTGAGTAATGCCGCTAAATTCACCATCCAGGGAACCATTACCTTTGAGGTCTCTCGGGACCTGATGTGGATTCCTCAGACCCCTTTGAATTCATCTCTCGGGGAGTCTGGGGACCCAATGCCGATGGATTCTCCCCCCCCTGTCAACGGTGACCCTCTGGGGTCTCCATCTCCCTGTATTATCTTTCGGGTGACAGATACGGGGATTGGCATGAGTCTCGAACAAATGAATCAAATTTTTAACGCCTTTACCCAAGCGGACCCTTCTACGACGCGCAAGTATGGCGGTACGGGTTTAGGATTAGCCATTTCTCAGCGATTCTGCGAGATGATGGGAGGTGAAATCTCTGTAAGCAGTCAAGTGGGAGTGGGATCCACTTTTACGGTCCGCGTCCCGACTGGTACAGTTACACCTCTCCCTTAA
- a CDS encoding response regulator — MHKILLVEDNEMNRDMLLRRLKRRGYEVIVAVDGGQGVTMAHAETPDLILMDMSLPVLDGWEATRRIKAAPDTQWIPIIALTAHAMSGDREKCLAAGCDDYDTKPVEFPRLLEKIQLHISKQPTV, encoded by the coding sequence ATGCATAAGATCCTGTTGGTAGAAGATAATGAGATGAATCGGGATATGCTATTGCGTCGTCTGAAGCGTCGGGGCTATGAGGTCATCGTAGCCGTCGATGGCGGACAAGGCGTCACAATGGCTCATGCCGAAACACCTGACTTGATTTTGATGGATATGAGTTTGCCGGTACTGGATGGGTGGGAAGCAACCCGACGGATTAAAGCGGCACCGGATACTCAATGGATCCCGATTATTGCATTAACTGCTCATGCAATGTCTGGCGATCGCGAGAAATGTCTGGCGGCAGGATGCGATGATTATGACACCAAACCCGTGGAGTTTCCTCGGTTGTTGGAAAAAATTCAGTTACATATTTCCAAGCAACCGACGGTTTAG
- a CDS encoding ATP-binding cassette domain-containing protein: protein MSLPNPPINDSVVEFWDVTFRVNQRNLVSNLNFKVNRGEALVLIGRSGSGKSTTIALMDALLIPTNGEVLVEGKPTTQWDPIQLRRRMGYVIQDIGLFPHFTVAKNVSLVPSLQGWDRDRIQNRVTELLELVGLEPQHFLNRYPHQLSGGQRQRVGVARALAADPPVLLMDEPFGALDPITRLELQREFKHLQQQLGKTVIFVTHDIHEALRLATRIGLMQDGKLVMLGTPTEFLNSEHPEAQAFIRCLPTPTFDGTAES, encoded by the coding sequence ATGTCCTTACCAAACCCCCCTATTAACGATTCAGTTGTAGAATTTTGGGATGTCACCTTTCGGGTGAATCAGCGAAATTTAGTCTCTAATTTGAATTTTAAAGTCAACCGTGGTGAAGCCTTAGTGCTGATCGGACGTAGTGGCAGCGGCAAAAGTACCACGATCGCTCTGATGGACGCCCTACTAATTCCGACCAATGGCGAGGTCCTCGTTGAGGGCAAACCCACCACTCAATGGGACCCGATTCAGTTACGGCGACGGATGGGCTATGTCATTCAAGATATTGGTTTATTTCCCCATTTCACTGTGGCTAAAAATGTAAGTCTCGTCCCGTCACTTCAGGGGTGGGACCGCGATCGCATCCAGAATCGCGTCACCGAACTCCTCGAACTCGTCGGGTTAGAACCGCAACATTTCCTCAACCGCTATCCTCACCAACTTTCCGGGGGTCAACGTCAGCGCGTCGGCGTCGCCCGTGCATTAGCGGCGGATCCCCCCGTCTTGCTCATGGATGAACCCTTTGGGGCCTTGGACCCCATTACCCGTCTGGAACTCCAACGGGAATTTAAACACCTGCAACAGCAACTCGGCAAAACCGTAATATTTGTCACCCATGACATTCACGAAGCCTTGCGCTTGGCAACCCGCATCGGCTTGATGCAGGATGGCAAACTGGTCATGTTAGGCACTCCCACGGAATTTTTAAACTCCGAACATCCCGAAGCTCAAGCCTTTATCCGCTGCCTCCCCACTCCCACCTTCGATGGAACTGCTGAGTCTTAG
- a CDS encoding ABC transporter permease gives MDEFFLIRYSEEILRRSGEHLFLVAIAITIATTVGIPLGILITRKPQLSQSILGIANILQTVPSLALFGFLISVPIIGGIGAVPAIFALTLYALLPIIRNTYTGIIGVDPAIREAGRGMGMTDWQLLSQVEIPLAIGVILAGVRVSTAISVGMATIAAAIGAGGLGALIFQGISMVNNQLILAGAVPAAAIALIADGAIGWLEHQLKVKQ, from the coding sequence ATGGATGAATTTTTTCTGATTCGATATAGCGAAGAAATTTTGCGTCGGAGTGGCGAACATTTATTTTTAGTAGCGATCGCCATTACCATTGCCACCACCGTCGGGATTCCCCTGGGCATTCTGATCACCCGAAAACCCCAGCTATCCCAGAGCATTCTGGGGATTGCCAATATCCTGCAAACGGTTCCCAGTTTAGCCCTTTTTGGCTTTTTAATTTCCGTACCCATTATTGGTGGAATTGGGGCCGTTCCCGCCATATTTGCCCTAACTTTATATGCCTTATTACCGATTATTCGCAATACCTATACTGGCATTATTGGCGTAGATCCTGCCATTCGTGAGGCGGGAAGGGGAATGGGGATGACCGATTGGCAATTGCTCTCTCAAGTTGAGATTCCCTTGGCAATAGGGGTGATTTTGGCTGGGGTGCGAGTCTCGACGGCAATTTCGGTGGGAATGGCGACCATTGCTGCTGCGATCGGGGCCGGTGGATTGGGGGCGTTGATTTTTCAAGGGATTTCGATGGTGAACAATCAACTCATTTTAGCCGGGGCAGTTCCGGCAGCGGCGATCGCCTTAATTGCCGATGGGGCGATCGGCTGGCTTGAACATCAATTAAAGGTCAAACAATGA
- a CDS encoding glycine betaine ABC transporter substrate-binding protein, with protein MKAKQILFLALCTLTLGTVAGCQTDNSRPRGRADIVICSKNYTEQNILGELLAQQIESQTNLTVDRQLNLGGTFLCHDGLRTGQIDAYIEYSGTAFTAILKNPPISDAETVYQQVKQSYQDQFNLTVLPSLGFNNTFAIMVRGEDARNLNLKTLSDAAEYTPQWTAGFGYEFISREDGFSGLAATYQLTFARPPEVMDLGLMYRALVYKKVDLIAGDSTNGLIDRLGLVVLEDDKNYFPPYQAVPIVRTETLEKYPELEAAITQLAGLISEAEMQQMNYQVDGEFRRYDEVVREFLASKQQQPE; from the coding sequence ATGAAGGCAAAACAAATTTTATTCTTAGCCCTTTGCACCCTAACTTTAGGGACAGTCGCCGGATGCCAAACTGACAACTCCCGCCCTAGGGGAAGGGCCGATATTGTGATTTGCTCTAAAAATTACACCGAGCAAAATATCCTCGGAGAACTCCTCGCCCAACAGATAGAATCCCAAACGAATTTAACCGTTGATCGCCAGTTAAATTTAGGCGGGACATTCCTCTGTCATGATGGCCTCAGAACCGGCCAAATTGATGCCTATATTGAATATAGCGGCACAGCCTTTACGGCTATTTTAAAAAATCCCCCCATTTCGGACGCGGAAACAGTTTACCAACAGGTCAAACAATCTTATCAAGACCAATTTAACTTAACCGTCCTGCCTTCATTAGGTTTTAATAATACCTTTGCCATCATGGTCCGAGGAGAAGATGCGCGGAACTTAAATTTAAAAACTCTCTCCGATGCCGCTGAATATACCCCCCAATGGACAGCCGGATTTGGCTATGAATTTATCAGTCGGGAAGATGGTTTTTCCGGCTTGGCTGCCACCTATCAGTTAACTTTTGCCCGACCTCCAGAAGTCATGGATTTAGGATTAATGTATCGGGCCTTAGTTTATAAAAAAGTGGATTTAATTGCCGGAGATTCTACCAATGGATTGATTGACAGATTGGGATTGGTTGTGCTAGAAGATGACAAAAATTATTTTCCCCCTTATCAAGCCGTCCCCATTGTTCGGACTGAAACATTAGAAAAATATCCCGAGTTAGAAGCGGCCATTACCCAACTGGCGGGATTAATTTCCGAAGCAGAAATGCAACAAATGAACTATCAAGTTGATGGGGAATTTCGCCGCTATGATGAAGTGGTGCGGGAGTTTTTGGCCTCGAAACAACAGCAGCCGGAGTGA
- the petL gene encoding cytochrome b6-f complex subunit PetL, whose amino-acid sequence MSGILAYALIVGGAFVSAVVLMFGLRAVKLI is encoded by the coding sequence ATGTCTGGAATCCTTGCTTACGCTTTGATTGTCGGTGGAGCCTTCGTTAGTGCCGTGGTCCTGATGTTTGGATTGCGTGCCGTCAAGCTAATCTAA
- the aroB gene encoding 3-dehydroquinate synthase, with product MPSVIPVNLPQDSYDIAIAPQSLDQLGAQMQPLKLGKKVLVVSNPVVDRRYGDCLRSSLTTAGFDVSTCILTAGEQYKTLRSIQKIYDAALEQRLERSSTMVALGGGVVGDMTGFAAATWLRGINFVQVPTTLLAMVDASIGGKTGVNHPQGKNLIGAFYQPKLVAIDPEVLKTLPAREFRAGMAEVIKYGVIWDAELFTQMEQAKRLDQLRYVDAGFLEEILARSCQSKADVVGKDEKEAGLRAILNYGHTIGHAVESLTHYKGTNHGEAVAIGMVAASRLAVALGLWDEECDRRQFALIEKAGLPTKLPEGLNLEEIIDTLQTDKKVKDGQVRFVLPTQIGAATVSDRVTSDLIRQILPGMQ from the coding sequence ATGCCGTCTGTTATCCCCGTCAATCTGCCCCAGGACTCTTATGATATTGCGATCGCCCCTCAATCCTTAGATCAACTCGGGGCGCAGATGCAGCCCCTGAAGTTGGGGAAAAAAGTGTTAGTGGTATCCAACCCAGTGGTGGATCGACGGTATGGCGACTGCCTCCGGTCCTCCTTAACTACCGCAGGATTTGACGTCTCCACCTGCATCCTGACGGCAGGAGAACAATACAAAACCCTGCGATCCATCCAAAAAATTTACGATGCAGCCCTGGAACAGCGCCTAGAACGGTCCTCAACAATGGTCGCTTTAGGCGGTGGGGTCGTTGGGGATATGACCGGATTTGCGGCAGCGACTTGGTTGCGGGGGATTAATTTTGTCCAAGTTCCCACGACCCTGTTAGCAATGGTGGATGCTTCAATTGGAGGCAAAACTGGGGTGAATCATCCCCAGGGGAAAAATCTGATTGGGGCATTTTATCAACCGAAGTTGGTGGCGATCGACCCCGAAGTCCTAAAAACTCTCCCAGCGCGGGAATTTCGAGCCGGAATGGCCGAAGTGATTAAATATGGGGTGATTTGGGATGCGGAATTATTCACCCAGATGGAACAGGCAAAGCGGTTGGATCAGTTACGCTATGTCGATGCAGGATTTTTGGAAGAAATTCTCGCCCGTTCTTGCCAAAGTAAAGCGGATGTCGTTGGCAAAGATGAAAAAGAAGCAGGATTGCGGGCGATTCTGAATTATGGTCACACCATTGGTCATGCGGTGGAAAGTTTGACCCATTATAAGGGAACGAATCACGGGGAAGCGGTGGCAATTGGAATGGTGGCGGCATCGCGGTTAGCGGTGGCGTTGGGACTCTGGGATGAAGAGTGCGATCGCCGTCAGTTTGCCTTAATTGAAAAAGCCGGGTTGCCGACGAAATTACCTGAAGGATTGAATCTTGAGGAGATTATTGACACCCTGCAAACCGATAAGAAGGTGAAAGATGGACAAGTGCGGTTTGTGTTACCGACGCAAATCGGTGCCGCAACTGTAAGCGATCGCGTGACGTCGGATTTGATTCGCCAGATATTGCCCGGAATGCAGTAA
- a CDS encoding tellurite resistance TerB family protein: protein MSKYDKLFKTYAKSTEKLTPVEALFAITLIVVYADGQMSEQQSELLHELMASGAMIGYVEEDIYKISAKVDKIWDRQGTSALFNAAIEALPDDMVEDAFAVAATFAIVDGKVTPEESVYLEKLAQALKIPAETAPRLIAEAWDNYRRSE from the coding sequence ATGAGTAAATATGACAAGCTGTTTAAAACTTATGCAAAATCAACGGAAAAACTCACGCCTGTCGAAGCGTTGTTTGCCATTACGTTGATTGTGGTTTATGCCGATGGTCAAATGTCTGAACAACAATCGGAGTTACTCCATGAGTTGATGGCAAGTGGGGCGATGATAGGGTATGTGGAAGAAGATATCTACAAAATTTCGGCCAAAGTTGATAAGATTTGGGACCGTCAAGGGACTTCGGCTTTGTTTAATGCAGCCATTGAAGCCCTTCCCGATGATATGGTTGAAGATGCCTTTGCCGTAGCCGCTACCTTTGCCATTGTGGATGGGAAGGTGACGCCAGAAGAGTCGGTTTATTTGGAGAAACTGGCTCAAGCCCTAAAAATTCCCGCAGAAACAGCCCCCCGACTGATTGCCGAAGCGTGGGACAATTATCGGCGATCGGAATAA
- a CDS encoding HNH endonuclease, with protein sequence MNSVTDVLAKSVVVFSKNYLPISRVNIKRAIVLLIAGKAEPLELSDGSNSYDFDLETPQRYEVRSPSQVVMVPPHIRLTITGTERIWKVPPVNRREVLKRDHHACQYCGSTKHLTLDHVLPKSRGGSHSWDNVVTACMSCNSRKGDRTPMEAGMSLKTKLKAPIHPAISFAEQFWSDLKGNE encoded by the coding sequence GTGAACAGCGTAACGGATGTGTTAGCAAAATCGGTGGTAGTGTTTTCTAAAAACTACTTACCGATTAGCCGAGTCAACATTAAGCGAGCAATTGTCCTGTTAATTGCAGGCAAGGCAGAACCGTTGGAGTTAAGCGATGGCAGCAATAGCTACGATTTTGACCTAGAGACCCCTCAACGGTATGAGGTGCGATCGCCCTCTCAGGTGGTGATGGTTCCTCCCCATATCCGCCTAACCATTACGGGGACTGAACGGATTTGGAAGGTGCCTCCGGTCAACCGTCGGGAAGTCCTCAAACGGGACCACCATGCCTGTCAATACTGCGGCAGTACGAAACATTTAACCCTGGATCATGTCTTGCCTAAATCCCGAGGCGGGAGTCATAGTTGGGATAATGTCGTTACTGCCTGCATGAGTTGCAATTCTCGTAAGGGCGATCGCACTCCGATGGAAGCCGGAATGTCCCTCAAAACGAAACTCAAGGCCCCCATCCACCCCGCCATCTCATTTGCAGAACAATTCTGGAGTGATTTGAAGGGGAACGAGTGA
- a CDS encoding alr0857 family protein, with translation MLKFIYTETGFNLELLPDSIEEVVATRAVVAMRVGESIAIAPSSASFLLPADLPALTFLEAEALNDPGDMISICVADSEYVEVSLRGTWISTDSQNDFGVFVTALSDRAEFYILKCSEEANAGVSLLKEVD, from the coding sequence ATGCTGAAGTTCATTTATACTGAAACCGGCTTTAACCTAGAGCTTCTGCCTGACTCCATTGAGGAAGTCGTGGCGACCCGTGCAGTGGTGGCGATGCGAGTGGGTGAAAGCATCGCGATCGCACCCTCTAGCGCGTCGTTTTTGCTGCCTGCCGATTTGCCCGCACTGACATTTCTCGAAGCTGAGGCATTAAACGATCCAGGCGACATGATTTCGATTTGCGTTGCCGATAGCGAGTATGTGGAAGTCAGCCTACGCGGGACTTGGATCTCTACGGATTCCCAGAACGATTTTGGGGTTTTTGTCACCGCCTTGAGCGATCGGGCTGAGTTCTATATCCTCAAATGTTCTGAGGAAGCGAATGCGGGTGTTTCCTTACTCAAGGAAGTCGATTAA
- a CDS encoding glutathione S-transferase family protein, with translation MLKLYYNLISLNSRRVWISLLEKGLPFELVPMKLDGDQFQGEFLALNPFHQVPVLEDEGFVLVESLAILDYLEAKYPTPSLLPADPQMLGTVKMIELLTLTQMMPPMRPLMMNWMGFSQESLEKLQEAKQNLAQVLGFFESKLADRPYFGDQQLTLADIVAGTAIPFLPSMGLPLDDYPQLKDWCDRLMTRESWQQTQPTEKEITEFKTQMKILLSQRP, from the coding sequence ATGTTGAAGCTATACTACAATCTCATTTCTTTGAACTCTCGCCGGGTCTGGATCTCCTTATTAGAGAAAGGGCTACCATTTGAATTGGTCCCGATGAAACTCGATGGCGATCAGTTTCAAGGGGAGTTTTTGGCACTCAATCCGTTTCACCAAGTTCCGGTTTTGGAAGATGAGGGATTTGTGCTCGTGGAGTCTTTGGCAATTTTGGATTACTTAGAGGCAAAATATCCGACTCCTTCTTTACTGCCTGCGGATCCGCAGATGTTAGGAACGGTGAAAATGATTGAGCTTTTGACTTTAACTCAGATGATGCCCCCGATGCGGCCCTTGATGATGAATTGGATGGGGTTTTCGCAAGAAAGTCTGGAAAAGTTGCAGGAAGCGAAACAGAATCTTGCCCAGGTGTTAGGCTTTTTTGAAAGTAAGTTAGCCGATCGCCCCTATTTTGGAGACCAACAGCTCACCTTGGCCGATATTGTTGCCGGAACTGCGATTCCATTTTTGCCGAGTATGGGATTACCCCTGGACGATTATCCTCAGTTAAAAGATTGGTGCGATCGCCTGATGACCCGCGAGAGTTGGCAGCAAACCCAACCCACTGAGAAAGAAATTACAGAATTTAAGACCCAAATGAAAATCTTGCTCTCTCAGCGCCCGTAA
- a CDS encoding HNH endonuclease signature motif containing protein gives MRRKSVLSDKSKVQQAVKHCSSVKKCLQYLGLRSAGGNYKQFYNWCNKHGIVPPKGDNIAALKNSIRNRQKSLTQILRRESDYSRSELKRRLIQEGLLKNECYECGCLPEWNGKPLSLQIDHINGVGNDNRLENLRILCPNCHTQTNTFAGRNLKQNKPNCFFCCNCSSLISKYSKKQLCRKCAAKIEGAKRRKERPPLDVLKAKVKNQGYCATGREYGVSDNAIRKWLKEAETLSSPSDVLL, from the coding sequence ATGCGTCGAAAGAGTGTACTGTCAGATAAATCTAAAGTCCAGCAAGCGGTCAAACATTGTTCATCAGTTAAAAAATGCCTGCAATACTTGGGGCTGCGATCGGCTGGAGGTAATTATAAGCAATTCTATAACTGGTGCAATAAACATGGAATCGTTCCACCCAAGGGAGACAATATAGCAGCCCTGAAGAACTCTATCAGAAATCGCCAAAAATCTCTGACACAAATTTTAAGACGTGAATCTGACTACAGTCGTTCAGAGCTAAAAAGAAGACTGATTCAAGAAGGTCTTTTGAAAAATGAGTGCTATGAGTGTGGTTGTTTGCCTGAGTGGAATGGTAAACCTTTATCATTGCAGATCGATCATATTAATGGTGTAGGCAATGATAATCGCTTAGAAAACTTACGAATACTTTGTCCCAACTGTCATACTCAAACTAATACTTTTGCGGGGAGAAATCTAAAGCAGAATAAACCGAATTGTTTTTTCTGCTGTAATTGTAGTAGTTTGATTAGCAAATATTCCAAAAAGCAATTATGTAGAAAATGTGCAGCAAAAATAGAAGGTGCCAAAAGAAGAAAAGAACGACCCCCTCTAGACGTATTAAAAGCAAAAGTTAAAAATCAAGGGTATTGTGCGACAGGGAGAGAGTATGGCGTTTCCGATAACGCGATAAGAAAGTGGTTGAAAGAAGCGGAAACTTTATCATCACCATCAGATGTTTTGCTATGA